A stretch of Sphingomonas sp. JUb134 DNA encodes these proteins:
- a CDS encoding ferritin-like domain-containing protein encodes MATVNEIIRPLFITGLRDVHAVEHQALALIDRQLDRLAHYPEIEARLRSHRAETEQQISRVEQILADLGESHSSLKDLGLSISGNLAALSHTVAGDEIIKNSFANFAFENFEIASYTGLITLAEDGGFGSVTALLEQSLAEEQSMASFVIGGIPKVMRTFVDLRAAGEDASH; translated from the coding sequence ATGGCAACTGTCAATGAGATCATCCGTCCGCTGTTCATCACCGGCCTGCGCGACGTGCACGCAGTCGAGCATCAGGCTCTGGCGCTGATCGACCGTCAGCTCGATCGTCTCGCGCATTATCCCGAGATCGAAGCCCGGCTGCGCAGCCACCGGGCCGAGACCGAGCAGCAGATCTCCCGCGTCGAGCAAATCCTTGCCGATCTCGGAGAAAGCCATTCCAGCCTCAAGGATCTGGGTCTCAGCATTTCGGGCAACCTGGCAGCGCTCAGCCATACGGTGGCTGGCGACGAGATCATCAAGAACAGCTTTGCGAACTTCGCGTTCGAGAACTTCGAAATCGCAAGCTACACCGGCCTGATCACCCTGGCCGAAGACGGCGGTTTCGGCAGCGTCACCGCGCTGCTCGAGCAGTCGCTGGCTGAAGAGCAGTCGATGGCTTCGTTCGTGATCGGCGGTATCCCGAAGGTGATGCGCACCTTTGTCGATCTGCGCGCCGCCGGCGAGGACGCCAGCCACTAA
- a CDS encoding GGDEF domain-containing protein produces the protein MYGGNNLEGAGNAAAAIRFHERGNFISIALLQPLGGCIEMQLDLLTLYGLAIGTLLVGAGMTLWERQARVERSAELGTWAAGYAVLAVGCGLAIGRTHLPGATGWALSNLVILSGYLLVLNGVGRLDGHRYARKSVALLLFVAVAWASVGSGARSIFWNYCSALPIALVCGLTACRLARSHTLRSLRSLPIPVAIAGGHGLFYAFRALVLPVLTGIYGDDILPSLAEATLYEGVLYSMAMPMALLALVREEAQGKLLAISRTDFLTGLGNRQRFFEDGAAILTESTCASLLAFDLDHFKSINDRYGHAAGDEVLKSFAAIAQETIGSRTLLVRLGGEEFAALLPGQNGSRASEIGEAVARRFAGTVHGESGNIRATVSVGLAELGADGSDLPSLLSAADRALYSAKALGRNRIEFARPLPLLARA, from the coding sequence ATGTACGGCGGCAACAATCTGGAGGGCGCGGGAAACGCGGCAGCGGCCATCCGGTTCCACGAGCGTGGAAATTTCATCTCGATTGCGCTATTGCAGCCTTTAGGGGGCTGTATCGAGATGCAATTGGACCTTCTCACCCTTTACGGTCTGGCGATCGGCACGTTGCTCGTCGGCGCGGGGATGACCCTTTGGGAGCGACAGGCTCGGGTGGAGCGGTCTGCCGAACTCGGCACCTGGGCTGCGGGGTACGCGGTTCTGGCGGTCGGGTGCGGGCTCGCGATCGGGCGAACCCATCTCCCGGGTGCTACAGGGTGGGCGCTCAGCAACCTCGTCATCCTGTCGGGATATCTGCTGGTCCTGAACGGCGTAGGGCGACTGGACGGGCATCGCTACGCGCGCAAGTCCGTGGCGCTTCTGCTGTTCGTCGCTGTCGCATGGGCAAGCGTCGGTTCGGGCGCCCGATCGATCTTCTGGAACTATTGCTCCGCGCTGCCGATTGCCCTGGTTTGCGGGCTGACCGCATGCCGGCTCGCGCGCAGCCACACGCTGCGGTCGCTCCGATCGCTGCCAATCCCCGTCGCGATCGCAGGAGGACATGGTCTCTTCTACGCGTTCCGAGCGCTCGTCCTTCCGGTGCTGACAGGCATCTATGGCGACGACATCCTACCGTCGCTGGCGGAAGCGACCCTGTACGAGGGCGTGCTCTACTCGATGGCGATGCCCATGGCGCTGCTGGCGCTCGTCCGCGAAGAGGCGCAGGGCAAGCTCCTTGCGATTTCGCGCACCGACTTCCTCACGGGGCTCGGCAACCGGCAGCGCTTCTTCGAGGACGGGGCCGCCATACTGACCGAAAGCACGTGCGCCTCGCTGCTCGCCTTTGACCTGGACCACTTCAAGTCCATCAATGATCGATATGGTCACGCTGCCGGGGACGAGGTCCTCAAGTCCTTTGCCGCGATCGCGCAGGAAACGATCGGGAGCAGGACCCTGCTGGTGCGGTTGGGCGGCGAGGAATTTGCGGCGCTGCTGCCCGGACAGAACGGCAGTCGGGCAAGCGAGATCGGCGAAGCGGTAGCGCGACGCTTTGCCGGCACCGTCCACGGCGAGAGCGGCAACATCCGTGCAACCGTGAGCGTCGGGCTGGCGGAACTGGGCGCCGATGGCTCGGACCTGCCCAGCCTGCTTTCTGCCGCGGACCGCGCGCTCTATTCGGCCAAGGCCTTGGGTCGGAACCGGATCGAGTTCGCCCGGCCACTTCCGCTTCTCGCCCGCGCCTGA
- a CDS encoding TonB-dependent receptor — MTKPSLRPLGRPLLLALMLSASSIAYAGAPDPAADVDAEVQRTDNDIVVLGAADRRLVQEEEDAVGTIDVVQTGDVSLRSQTNIADLAKQLPGVSVSVDQARNGSATGEAQFVSIRGFETGFNAYTLDGLRLPQTSGGNTRAISLNLFSPFAIGGIVVDKTPGADKDADSIAGNIDLRTPTAFDFGSSFVRARVLAQAADLALDQGQAGMGGAVGLDMAKRFGSAGQFGVYVAGYYERRASAAESVALQNPYKATVKGETPRENPDSVTADGIQWNFFNNEIERYGASGSLDYRTEALDLFARVNYARYNNTNTQNQTGLRNELVSGQTNPNPGGYDDTGIYRPMGINPAHYFRVEDVEQELVSTQLGGRWKGERVSIGLSGSYADGRLDQPRSHTAAFRGISYIGTPGQTGVAREGLLIDLSDRNWPRAILSPDAAAYVGSLERPQQYYVQTNRSFLSEEKLTFKGEIDWRGDGVLALVKAGGLWERADRKGLTIDDGSLRYRFQTDLYSGTVPGLPLAQFPGETLDSFMGHQTPRPIKLISREAIEEQVSRYVDIDGLSEDILNRGRLSGEETRKAVFATATLRFETENAGTIEVMPGIRWEDNRYTASFWSNTEADSDARFIEAGRKYDHLDPSVLAVWRAPGGWTVRGTARSSYSRPAFNQLAGPTTEERDAITDELISVTRPNPDLKPVSAWNFDLGVEYRTERNRWFQIAAYYKDLKNVIVPTATRTGSGAVDGVIYYQPYNGLGGSAKGIEASFRFALNDWAPADWMGGFGIGGNVTVQDTEVTYQLGEDEIRTSRLPEAPHLIANAELFYEQGPVRANLWYNHTGKRLYNVEDTQPDTYTQGLNELNLGVAFAMTSKIELGLAARNITNEPTYYNTVGASTRYISADRAGGYLKTGRIFQASLTMTM; from the coding sequence ATGACAAAGCCTTCCCTCCGCCCGCTCGGGCGGCCGCTGCTGCTTGCCCTGATGCTTTCGGCATCCTCCATCGCCTATGCCGGGGCACCGGACCCTGCCGCAGACGTGGACGCCGAGGTGCAGCGTACCGACAACGACATTGTCGTACTGGGCGCGGCCGACCGCCGGCTGGTGCAGGAAGAGGAGGACGCGGTCGGCACGATCGACGTGGTGCAGACCGGCGACGTCTCGTTGCGATCCCAAACCAACATCGCCGATCTGGCCAAGCAGCTTCCGGGCGTCTCGGTCAGCGTCGACCAGGCGCGCAACGGATCGGCCACCGGCGAGGCGCAGTTCGTCTCAATCCGCGGGTTCGAAACCGGCTTCAACGCCTATACGCTCGACGGGCTACGCCTGCCCCAGACCTCGGGCGGCAATACCCGCGCGATCTCGCTCAACCTGTTCTCGCCTTTCGCGATCGGCGGCATCGTCGTCGACAAGACCCCGGGCGCCGACAAGGACGCGGATTCGATTGCAGGCAACATCGACCTGCGCACCCCGACCGCGTTCGACTTCGGCAGTTCCTTTGTGCGCGCCCGTGTGCTGGCGCAGGCCGCGGACCTGGCACTCGATCAGGGACAGGCGGGCATGGGCGGCGCCGTCGGCCTCGACATGGCCAAGCGCTTCGGCAGCGCTGGGCAGTTCGGCGTCTACGTCGCCGGCTATTACGAGCGCCGCGCGAGTGCAGCGGAATCGGTCGCGCTCCAGAACCCGTACAAGGCGACGGTAAAAGGCGAGACCCCGCGCGAGAACCCGGACTCGGTGACCGCCGACGGCATCCAGTGGAACTTCTTCAACAACGAGATCGAGCGCTACGGCGCCAGCGGCTCGCTGGACTACCGCACCGAAGCCCTCGACCTGTTCGCGCGCGTCAACTACGCCCGCTACAACAACACCAACACGCAGAACCAGACGGGCCTGCGCAATGAGCTGGTCAGCGGCCAGACCAATCCCAATCCCGGCGGCTATGACGACACCGGCATCTACCGGCCGATGGGCATCAACCCGGCGCACTACTTCCGCGTCGAGGACGTGGAGCAGGAACTGGTCTCCACCCAGCTAGGCGGCCGCTGGAAGGGCGAGCGCGTCAGCATCGGGTTGAGCGGATCCTATGCCGATGGTCGGCTCGACCAGCCGCGGTCGCACACGGCGGCGTTTCGCGGCATCTCGTACATCGGCACGCCCGGCCAGACCGGCGTGGCGCGCGAAGGGCTGTTGATCGACCTGTCCGATCGCAACTGGCCGCGCGCGATCCTGTCGCCAGATGCCGCCGCCTATGTCGGCAGCCTGGAACGGCCGCAGCAATATTATGTGCAGACCAATCGCAGCTTCCTTTCGGAAGAGAAGCTGACCTTCAAGGGCGAGATAGACTGGCGCGGCGACGGCGTGCTGGCGCTGGTCAAGGCGGGCGGCCTGTGGGAACGCGCCGATCGCAAGGGCCTGACGATCGACGACGGATCGCTGCGCTATCGCTTCCAGACTGACCTCTACAGCGGCACGGTGCCCGGCCTGCCGCTCGCCCAGTTTCCAGGCGAGACGCTCGACAGCTTCATGGGGCACCAGACCCCCCGCCCGATCAAGCTGATCAGCCGCGAGGCGATCGAGGAACAGGTGTCGCGCTATGTCGACATCGACGGACTGAGCGAGGACATCCTCAACCGCGGGCGCCTGTCGGGCGAGGAAACGCGCAAGGCCGTGTTCGCGACCGCGACGCTCCGCTTCGAAACCGAGAACGCAGGCACGATCGAGGTCATGCCGGGCATCCGCTGGGAAGATAATCGCTACACGGCCAGCTTCTGGTCCAATACCGAAGCCGACAGCGACGCGCGCTTCATCGAGGCGGGGCGCAAGTACGACCATCTCGACCCGTCGGTCCTGGCGGTGTGGCGCGCCCCTGGCGGCTGGACGGTTCGCGGTACGGCGCGCAGCAGCTACAGCCGCCCCGCCTTCAACCAGCTTGCAGGCCCGACCACCGAGGAGCGCGACGCGATCACCGACGAGCTGATCTCGGTGACCCGTCCCAACCCGGACCTGAAGCCGGTATCCGCCTGGAACTTCGACCTGGGGGTCGAATATCGCACCGAGCGCAACCGCTGGTTCCAGATTGCCGCCTATTACAAGGACCTGAAGAACGTCATCGTGCCGACGGCGACCCGCACCGGATCCGGCGCGGTCGACGGGGTGATCTACTATCAGCCGTACAACGGCCTGGGTGGCTCGGCGAAGGGCATCGAGGCCTCGTTCCGCTTCGCACTGAACGACTGGGCGCCCGCAGATTGGATGGGCGGTTTCGGCATCGGCGGCAACGTGACCGTGCAGGACACCGAAGTCACCTATCAGCTGGGCGAGGACGAAATCCGCACCAGCCGCCTGCCCGAGGCGCCGCACCTGATCGCCAATGCCGAGCTCTTCTACGAGCAGGGCCCGGTGCGCGCGAACCTCTGGTACAACCACACCGGCAAGCGGCTGTACAATGTCGAGGACACCCAGCCCGACACCTATACCCAGGGGCTCAACGAGCTGAACCTTGGCGTCGCCTTCGCCATGACCAGCAAGATCGAGCTGGGACTGGCAGCACGCAACATCACCAACGAGCCGACCTACTACAACACGGTGGGCGCCTCGACGCGCTACATCTCGGCCGATCGCGCGGGCGGCTATCTGAAGACCGGCCGCATCTTCCAGGCGAGCCTGACCATGACGATGTAA